The Topomyia yanbarensis strain Yona2022 chromosome 3, ASM3024719v1, whole genome shotgun sequence nucleotide sequence aatgtcgttttcgattgagaacctagaaactaacccaggttagttgcttcaaacgaacgtttttaatgaaactgagttgggttctcgccaaacagcggtggtgtgagcgaatccgaaatatatttcaggttggaacccaacccggttttcagttcagtggcgcataacctaggttggaaactggcttcaaacaaacggtttgacagcagttaggtccgaaactgagttagtttctgcttcaagcgaaaacgacataagaTTATGAAATATTAATGGTTAATAACTGTTCCGAGTTTttgatcttctttaccgacgaaaCGCAGTTTATCATATATAACGTTCCGGAATCGTACACGAGTTATGGATATCGTATATAATGTGAGATTGTGTCGCTTATGCAATCGTAATTATATTCTCTAGAATCGCTTTAATACTAATAATTATCGCTTAACGTGTATATTATTGTCAGAAATCGCCAATTTTTATAGCTCTGTGTGTATACCATCTCCAGTTTGGTTCGCATATGCCGTTTTTGTGCATTTACAGCGACTTTTTGGTGGCATATAAACACGTAATATTCGGTTGAAGCTTCAATATACCACCCAAAAGGCTGCCTGGGTATACCACACAGATTTATAAAATTGCACAGATTCCcagttttctgttttaatgCACAGACTAGCACCGATTTCTCAATTTTCGACTTCACGCTCAATTTTTGCCCTGGTGGGAATAGAAATTGACTCAGGGGTGGCTCGATAGAAGTCCTTTTATTGTCAATCTAATGCATATATTCTGGCTTCGATTGCCAACTTGCCAATAACTATAGTGATAATCTACGtctacaaacaaaaataaaaaaaaataaactcacTACGATAACAAAGGTCGAATTGTAGCTAACCTTATTTAGTAACTGATTCTGTATACAACGAAAGTACATATCAATCCCTCTAATTTCATGTGATCTGTATGAATACGTTTATCAACGCTTAAAGGAAAAGTATGTTCACAGTAGGTAATGAACTCTGAACGAGTAAAAAATTGACACaagaaaataaaacaatatcACCATTAAAGAcatacacactcaattcagttcAGTAATATCCTCACAGCTGAACAGTcagtaaaatttttcaactgataGCTCAGCAAAATGGcgttaatttactgattttcagcgatatatttaccgagtttattcaaaacaaacgtcacAACTAATGAGATCTCGGTAAAAGCTTTGTTAGCTGAGTACTCGGCTGTGCAAAACTCGGTAAAAGTAGCGAAAAAAGCTGGGATTCGGTAGAACAAGATTAAGTGTGTATTTCGAACCTTTTAAATTCAGACATTAAGCCTAATCGTTCGCTATCTTCTCTACATCGTCAGGGGGCCTTTGAACATCCAAAGTGTTTCAGAAAAGGTTTGCTTATCTGTACAGGATTCTTGCAACATGAACTAAAGTAGTCAAAAGTTCGAATTCGGAATCTAAATCAAAATTTAGTTTACTCTATTAAATCCCCATTATTTTCTGCCTGACGTTTATCACATCGTTCACTCACGTTTTTGCTTTTCCCAGAAAACCATCAAGCACTAAAGTAAGCAGTATATTGAGTATATAACAGCTTTCCAATATTTATAAGCTTTATATGGACTTCACAAATGTTTACAAGCTTTACATCAGCTTTGTAAATGTTTATAAGTTTTATATAAGCGTTGCGAATGCTTATAAGCGTTACGAACATTAAGCATTAAAATAGACTGTATATGGGTATATGGAGCTATACTTTAGAGCCTAAAAACCCTGTAGTTTTAAGCAGTAAGCAATAGTCACCGATGCCGTTATAATGCCGTTGCTGGTTGGCATTTCTCTTAATCTCAACAATGAATTCCAAATCATAACAAATATGATATGGGGCACATTGTAAGCACAAGAAAAGCTTATCGACTTCGGAGATTTGTCACAAACAAATTGAAGGGACCAAATCTTTGAGCCATAAAATGATACGGAACATTGCGATAAATAATTTTTTGGTTTAGTGTAGAAagggaatttgaaaaataaaatattccttAAACCATGCTTCAGTTCGTCAGTGAGTGCAATCAATTTCCAATCAAAAGAAAAATCGTTCGATTTAAGATAGACAACTATCATTCATACGACCAAATgcccaaatgaatcaaacagaACTGAAACAAATTAATCTCCATATCTTCCAAAGGCAAAAGTTCGAGCCTGGATCGTGCGctgcattgaaaaaaaataaaacacatATGACAGAAAGAACATGAAAGATAGAAAGAGAGAAAAACCAGTGGGTTCTACCCACTACACAAAGTATTTTGACATTCCTTCACCAAAACTAGCTTTTGAGCAGCACTATACGGGGCTGTAGAACGAATTGATACCATTTCTATAGCTTGATGGTTACTTGGGTTGTCTTCTCGCCTAGAAACTCTACCACTCGACTTGTCCCCAGCGTAGCCAACCTATGAAGCTACCACATTCGATCCCCTCTTGACTTTACTATCCTACAGAACTTTTTGCGTATTAGATGATATTAGATAAATGGGCTTTCGGTGGATGCGTGTTGGACGGTCCCGCAAAGTATCCGGTAGCCTTCTAGCTTGATAGTCTCGGCTGATGCTGCAGGAAACTCCCTATATGCGCCATTTCCAGGTCAACACTTCAACATGTTTCTGTTTAGATGAAATTAACAACGCTAATAATATTGTTTACAATTTAGAAACCACAACTGTTAAATGTTAGCTTATGTCAAAAGATGATCATGTACTACCAGTAATTATTTTCGGTTTCTTTAGCGCGACAGGGCAATCTTCTGTGTTTCGAGATTATTCGATAGAAAAGAAGCTAGAATGTCGTCCTTTGTCCCACTTGAATGGTAAGAGCAtattatttgtatctcttacaacagATCGAGTATACAATAGCAAACTTTACTGTTTGATACATGTTTGTTGCCAATTAAGCGTTTAAAATAACTGTCTGGAGAGCATATTAAAAGATTAACCTACAACTAGAATATGAAAATGCTCTTTAAACAGAACAGTACCAGGAGGTCGTCTTTACTTTTACTTACTATGCACAACTGGATTTTTCTATAGCATTTTTATTAGACCGATTGTATGGAAAAGATAGTCGTCTGCACTGTAAATTAATAGGTTTTATCTgtttttgataatattttaagacaacAAAGATATAGTATGATTCTCGACAAGCATATGAAAagggcgtaaaagccaactatCAAAATTATCTTAATGAACCGATTTTCTATATTCGTTGACCAAATGAACTGCGCTAAACAAACGAagtacaagcgagaacacgttTTTAAGCATAATCCAAACATGAACCGCAATGCTAGAGAAACGTGAAAAACAACCATTTCagccaccaaaaaaaaattgtcgaagTATAGAAagtgcctttaaatcgcattcacTAATTGCATTTGTTCATAGGGGCAATTAGCAGAGACGAGTAGAGTAAAGGAGGTACTTCCCATACTGATGCACACAcatttacattaagcttcctataCTTTCATATAATAGAGGTGCTGTagcctctgtcgcttctcgtttgtatagGGGAAGGAAAGAGGTATCAGTcgtcttaatatgtagtcttggATTTCACCCAGCGTCTTATTCGAAAAATACCCATCTTTTGACAGCTGGGAATTGAACAAGAAACTGAGTGCTTCTGGTTCTCATTATTCGATACTTTATTTTGTAGCAAAGAGTAGCGTAGATAGCAAGTGTGAAAAACTGATTTataacgtttatcaatttaatAGTTTACAATAGTTTTAAGAAAACTTTATTCTAGCCTAAATATCTGTTATCTGTCGTGTCTCTTTTGATGAATGTACAATATTTACCTTCTTCAAATGACATATGAGTAATGTTTATATACTTTGCACTATTCTCATCAATAAGGTATTATTGTCCGTACTTTTCCAAAGGAGACGCGACAACtatttttcgtcgcagcaagATTCGTAGCGCTGCGCATGATTCGTCGCAATGTATTTCTTATAGGATGAATGACGctttttttgtgtaaaaaccttattgtaaataaaacatacgaaaacctgaaactttagaagcacagtttccagtcagttttattgacaaattcagttaaagcaaacaattcttgagcgttttttcaaaacgtcatatctgcaatgagttactctctttgtttactttctcttctgttaataattcggtcactttaacatttatccctcatctttttgcataatatgctagttaaaaccaccgcctttcgatctgtactgtaaaataagtgaaaagtgttatagtgacgccgtaaaaatcgaaagagaaagtaaacaaagagagtaactcattgcagatatgacgttttgaaaaaacgctcaagaattagcctacattaaacttgggtaatacatatttttcgacgttATTACCAATTGCGCCATTTCAATTCGTCGCCCCAAAATGATTGAACGACGCATTTAAAATGAAACGTACAACATTGgtttcacactattcgtctctcctTAATATACTCTCTATATTatccaaacaaaaataaattttgtttttgtactTAAGCTCTTTTGAAAAATTCCACGGCATTTGACAGATAGCTTTTTTCACTTTAATCGTCAATTGACGGGTCGACTGGTCGCTGTGTGAattaatataaaatttgttaaaattaattttaactcgtaactttcaacatttcataGACTTTTCAACGTTTCATTACTAAGTTTGTCTTGTATCAGCTATGACCACCAAAGTCCCTGCGAAAAAGTTCAAATGGCAACTTGATTTTGCTACAAGGTGAGGAAAGTGCTTGATAACACCTAGGACACTAGATAACACAATTTCCCCGGACAGATCCCGCAGCAGCTCGGACATTGCTTCGCCCCCTGGTTTCAACACATCCGCTGGCCAAGTTCACAGTGAGGTGGCTCGCGACAATGACCAAAGCCATTTGATTCTGAAGAAATCCTGGGACATTGCGCTTGGTCCAATAAAACAGTTCCCTATGAATCTGCTGATAATGTACATGTCCGGGAATTCGATCAGCATCTTCCCCATCATGATGGTGGTAATGATGTTCATTCGGCCAATCAAGGCTGTTCTGTCGACCGGAGCCACGTTTAAAGTAATCGAGGGAGTTCAAGCAACTGGCCAAAAGTTTGTATATTTTCTAGGAAATTTGGTTAATATTGGTCTGGCGCTGTACAAATGCCACAGCATGGGGCTCCTGCCGACGCATGCCTCCGATTGGTTAGCGTTTGTGGAACCACAGGCTCGTCTGGAATACTCGGGAGGTGGAATGTcacttttttaaaaatgattTGTTGTTTTAAAGAAAACAATATATTTCTCTGATCATGACGATGAGAAATACAATTTGAGTCGAATAAAATCATACGCTTTGGTGAAGTACATTGAAAGAACGCCTTTGTATACGAATTATTCCCCGAGTGAATACTTTTTGCAAGATGTCACTCCAAACTTGCGATGACAAACATTTATTCAAGGTTTCTTATGATCATCTAAAAATTCTTTCACTTTTTCGGAAGTCTTCTCCCATAGTTTTGCTGGTTCATCAACACGAGGAACCTAAAAATAACTAATATTAAAACTTAGAAAAAGTCTACAAAAACAGATCTCAACCAACTTTACGGTATTTCGCAATCGAGATTAGATATTACTTACATCGAAGTTTTGCGTGACATATATACCAGTGTACACACCGGCCCCGAATGTTAACTGTAATAgatggaaaaatataaaatttagaTGTTTCGATCACTCGTAATAtccaatatttttaataaaaaagataTAAATTGGGAATGATATGGCGTTTACTGTAGGAACGCCAATTTCGTCTAAAAATAGCCAGACTACTTGGCACACTCATTGATCTACATTATATAATTGATCCATAGTATCCCTTTTATAGATACTACAATGATGAACATTAAAAAATAATGGACTattgcaaaatttaaaacttaccAGAAATTTGAGCATGTCCGAAATCCCAAACAGATCCACTTTGACAGATTTTGTTGAACTGGAACAAACGAAAAGGAAGTGTCAAAGGCCGCCTGCTCTGCCTTTGCTTTTGTTATGGAAAAGTGAAATTCTCACGATAGTGTATGTGTTTTTCTCACCTTCACTGCTCATTTGCTTTTATTTTTGTGTACAAGGGTGGTTCTATTCAAGTATTTTGTGTGAGTGGGATTTTCAGATAACTAATAGGCTCAAATTTAATTTATCGCCGTACACATCTTTATTTTGCAATACTAATATTGATAATATAGAGAACATACTTTTAGAAAAAATCTCATTTTCATTTGAGAATAAAAAAACGAAGAGTTTGCATGATTTCTATTGCCGTCACTTGTATTACAGtgatcgtgattcgctggttgggcaccttttaactggaccgctttttagttggaccttcactagttggaccattgtccaactaaaaagcatataaacgccaaaatctcatgtcaaattcactttgacaatGTATTTAACAATCTTTTACGCTACTAACGtcttttttggagagtttttgacatttgtcagtcgatCCAACTagtgaatcaaattcgttaaggctagtttacagtttgggaaatggatcacgggatttcgcacgggatttgcgtcgggatttgatcagggaaaatttcccgccgagatctctccaaactgtcaaaccaaaaactctgctgcttcttaaaaatacaaacagtatccAACTTGCAGTAAATCGCAAACCttctaaaaatactattttccccgtcggaaacaatttgtgttgaattgttcccggccggatttctgtgtggagagttttaaaatcccgtgatgtttcccgcggttgggtttacacttcaggaaaactgtcatttttgtgtagactcatttcccgtcacgggatttgaaatcccgagctccatttaaaatacacagggacccaaatcccgtgacacgttttccgaactgtaaactagcctttagttggacagaggttgtggttatagacactcatagtaatagaccagcgaaggtacttttatcgagccaaacgaactgtcaaaatccgaagccaaacgagcatgacgtcattcaatgcaaacaagcagaacaagtattgcgattttatttaaaaaaaatatattttgttattcacagtaggcttcacttttcgtgttcgtattggtatttcacaatgttatttagaaatatatttattgtgttcaatataactacacaaaaaacattttacttatgctctttttcatcaactttgtgtttctgaagaaattggatttttttcttaatttcttgttgctcagtatcaaacatatcgatcatgaatcgaccaaagggccgtagtcgcaatgatatcgaatcgagaaaaatagctttgaaaattcggttcagaaaattaaatcgtattttaacagtgtttgcatactgcgccttcaaatgtattgaaacactttgaaacaatactagttttcggaagcataactaaaatgttttatataataacgttttcgttgataaaattgaaaacagattatttcgccgagtgttgttatgaaatgttgattaggccatttttgagtcgccctcttgttttgacgactctcaatttcgccctgcagtgtcgccaaaaaacaaaaatcaaatgtggctttcgccgtgctcgctggaggggaaaatttgttattccccctgggcgtaacaagcacttggtttttgtttagggcgagtctgtttacggaccttgtaaacaatggtgctgtcaatttcgcctgtatacactccttagaaatgcagaggcgtaacccgcctggctttttgtttacagtcgaaagtcggatccgccgttttgttttttattgattttcatgaagtgtgaaatatttataaatgagtttttatattttttataaagtatttttactcctctttcagatattaatcaaatctctgtttgtgtacatttgttagTTTCGCCCATTTGTCGGATCACGATCGatataacttctcttttgattcatatattgaaCCACTTGAAAACTTATttcgacgtcaacatttcataaggcattatatacaatatgctcatgttgagaaaatggcgtctgaaaaattacctcgtactttatattcccatttatgaacaggagcttgatttaaggaccaaacaactcaatgccatgttaaattaaccattttttccGAATAGTACACcagattttattaaaaaattgtattttgaacgatttttgcagataaattttttggtcccttttgaaaTATCGTactggttttgtgccctctcttataatcccttttcggcgagacgatagcttatagtgcgtgcgggtgagcccttttgtttacagcaaatgattatgtgacgtttattttgatccctttcttggtgttgcgatgtttttgttccattttcaagtatagtctttttcattaagaaaagggcccataagcaaattttcccgttttgttgtttggtgtatatgaaccgttaatttttgaggggaagtgaaagggaacataatcaaaacaagttattttgcttatgtgccttttcgataatctattatttcgccaacagccaggcttcagaaccggcttatttaaggtgtgtttaaagctttgttagtgtctatttgaagtaagtattaaccggaattgtttacgttttgtttatcggcccatttgaaatgttctcgtcgattttgataaaaacagatgatcgaatacagtcgagcttgcacatttttgggtgatgccagtttaacatgcttgtttttctagttgccagttttgcggtttttacatccgcgagtctaATACTATGAGTGTTTATAGTTGTGGTCCaaacagcgaatcacgactgtagttatcgacttcgtctcatcaaaatACGAcacatttctttccatcaaaataaaaattcgtaatgcattttgcgttgcgtgaaatgtattttgcgttgcgtgcaagagggtgaatgttttgaggtttctttgaaaaatgagtgaagccaacataagctggctttctggctcggctagttgtcaaaaatgacagcgaacgcgctttaagcaacgttcacattgctacgagccaatgttgttaactcgacctgaaacttttcgaatgcaaacaaacttcattttgatgtgcttaactgGTACTCAGGTTATAAAAGCGTTCGGATTTTGTGGAGAAGAAGCGATGCAAGAGAAAGCGTGAattctcatatattgttattaattTCCTTTTTGGATTCCAACTTTTAAACAGTGTTATACAGTTCATGTGAACAgaccttgaacatttgaaacgtaGCTAACGCTATTGGcatttggtggcagcttcaggcaacaaacagttttcacggggctgGCTGCGTGTAAGATTTCAAAActctacaaaaaaaatcagccctacattcaacaggttgcagttgaaaactggaaaatccaaccagcgacaatcgtattttTCTGGTTCCAAACAATGGAATAACGTCGGAAGCAGTGTGCTGTAGTCGTACAATCATGCATTAtacagcgcactacttccgacatcatggattagcactaaacaagagaaaaaaaaacaattgtcgctggttggatttttcAGGTTTCAACTGTAATGATAatatcgaacaaagtggatcagcgtaggacgattgttaaataatcttttctgcgagggagtgcaaagttgatgcaaaaatggaaattaaatgcattttttctaatttgatgcaaatttgttatacattcctagagtgatctgcccctaggatcgatatctagtccagataatgGAGTCAGCTCTCTGGCATCGGTAATGAataagtagaatccaacttctatacatactaacaaatatcctcctcccgtgatacttgaggattgcgcagtagtatatacggcctctagcaaaagcaagtacactcaggtttttacgcgattttttgacgttttttctacgcggatttttgaatttacgcggtttttgaaatttactcgGATTTCATTTACgcagattttgaaattcacgcggatttttgaatttacgcggtattcaTTAATGAGATTTCCAtcaacgcggattcttaaatttacgcggtttttatttacgcggattttgacatttatgcggcctgtatcccccgcgtaaaaaacctaagTGTATCGAGCTAACATTAGGTtcgttccagtacacggaagacactccctgttgctccggagcaaaaaattcttgctccttttcactccgatttgctaccagaagatgaaaaagaaaagaagataatacaggaacgattttctccctgtttgctccggagtacttccagtttctcctggtactggaacaaacctatttcTTCGCTTTCCTTCAGCGATCTACGTACGGGccaggccggcgccggtattgatcaataaaaacaatttacgATTACCAAGAtatgcacattgaaagatgtttcgctactcctaagcataattatctgattccctgtgcaacttcagctagttgtcgatagcatatttttctatctgcctcttaTTTCTTCTGCTATAAATTTTATGTATTAAACATATTCTATACATCTTTTCATTGAATGATTACTGAAAGTAAATGCAAGAAAACAATAGATAAAAACTACTAGCACTAGCAGTTATATTTTCACTATTTGTTTCGTTCTCGTAGAGTGCCCATTAATCTGAAAATTATgattactagaagtatatgcaagAAAACAGTAGATAAAGAGCACAACCACTAGTAGTACCATTTTCTTTATCTGTTTCGTTCTCGTAAAGTTCCCATTAATCTGATGGCAATTATATATCATGATAGAGTCGTAGTTCGCTGGTTGGACCACATCCTctgcccaactaacgaattagATTCGCTAGTTAGGCCGACTGACAGGCGTCAAAAACTCCCCAAAGGATTCGCTAGCGTAACCGCATCTGTCCCCATCTCTAATATCGTTTTCGATCgagaacctagaaactaacccaggttagttgcttcaaacaaacgtttttaatgaaactgagttgggttctcgcaaaacagcAGTGGTGTGAGTgtacccgaaatatatttcaggttagaacccaacccggttttcagttcagggGCACATAACCTAGAttcgaaactggcttcaaacaaacagtttgacaacagttaggtccgaaactaAGTTAATTTCtgcctcaagcaaaaacgacataattattgtcagtttgattgtcaaagtgaatttgCCACAAGGGGCAGaccactctagaaatgtataacaaatttgcatcaaattagaaaaaatgcatttaatttccatttttgcatcaactttgcactccctcgcagaaaagtttgtttaacaaacgacctacgctgattcactttgttcgacgttttgttgaatgtagggctaattttttgtagggttttgacgtcttacacgcaacgcaaaatatattgcgcgcaacgcaaaatgcattatgaatttctattttgatggaaagaaatgcatttaatttagctgatttttattgtacaGTTCCCACCAAATCGATCTGCACAGTATGAAAGTGTGATGAATCAAAAGTGTGATAACAAGTGCAACTCTATTGACCTGACAGATTATTGCCATTGAAAAGTGTCAAAAACAAACTTCTTACTTTTACCCATTTAAACTCATTCCAGAATcggtgttgcatttgatttggaatccatattgactccattcaggattccgaatcaaattccgaatggtttgaccgggtacccagttaagcgcgattcagacgatacatcagcttccgtcaacgtcaacggaacgtcaccgttccgtcaggataagttaaatacttttctcttgcgtccgttcacacatgccgtacgtcaaaacgttccgtgccgttgatgttgtgtgtgaatgcctccatttaactgcatgtaacttatcctgacggaacggtgacgttccgttgacggaagctgatgtatcgtctgaatcgtcctttaaactcattccgggaccggttcggatttctgaatggagtcattatggattccaaatcaaatgcaacaaccgattccgactcagaatcggttgttgcatttgatttggaatccatactgactccattcaggattccgaatcaaattccgaatagtTTGACCGGGTATACCCAAGATggaaagaaaggtgggaacatttgacacttttgagtgtattagtattatacttgcaaaattaagcatggcggccggggcccttgaagtaaacatcaacatccaaacgagcatcctgattctttggcgcacgatgaaaagtgagaaaaggccgagcttcacttcggatctatcgattagaacacttatggacactttttacctcgaaaaaaaccgattatattaactatgaccgaaccgaaacaaaacttatggcaatAGAAGGGCCCGCTACG carries:
- the LOC131692261 gene encoding ER membrane protein complex subunit 4, giving the protein MTTKVPAKKFKWQLDFATRSRSSSDIASPPGFNTSAGQVHSEVARDNDQSHLILKKSWDIALGPIKQFPMNLLIMYMSGNSISIFPIMMVVMMFIRPIKAVLSTGATFKVIEGVQATGQKFVYFLGNLVNIGLALYKCHSMGLLPTHASDWLAFVEPQARLEYSGGGMSLF
- the LOC131692263 gene encoding short transmembrane mitochondrial protein 1: MLKFLLTFGAGVYTGIYVTQNFDVPRVDEPAKLWEKTSEKVKEFLDDHKKP